A genome region from Gammaproteobacteria bacterium includes the following:
- the aroC gene encoding chorismate synthase, giving the protein MSGNTFGKLFTVTTFGESHGLALGCIVDGCPPGLLLNEADLQGDLDRRKPGTSRFTTQRREPDQVRILSGVFEGKTTGTPIGLLIENSDQRSKDYSDIKDTFRPGHADYTYEQKYGIRDYRGGGRSSARETAMRVAAGAIAKKYLKSEFGVEVRGYLSQIGPVKVDLVDWNEVANNPFFAPDASKVPELEAYMNTLRKSGDSIGAKINVVASGVPVGLGEPVFDRLDADLAHALMSINAVKGVEIGDGFASIEQKGSEHRDEMRPEGFLSNHAGGILGGISTGQDILASIALKPTSSILNPGRSINKQGEPIEVITKGRHDPCVGIRATPIAEAMTAIVLMDHLLRHRAQNAGVCSETPLIPASR; this is encoded by the coding sequence ATGTCTGGAAATACTTTTGGAAAACTCTTTACGGTTACTACCTTTGGTGAGAGTCACGGTCTCGCACTGGGTTGTATTGTCGATGGCTGCCCCCCGGGATTGCTGCTGAACGAGGCTGATTTGCAGGGTGACCTGGATCGTCGCAAACCCGGTACCTCTCGCTTTACCACTCAGCGTCGCGAACCTGATCAGGTGCGCATTTTATCGGGCGTGTTTGAAGGAAAAACAACCGGCACACCGATTGGCCTGCTGATTGAAAACAGCGATCAACGCTCTAAAGATTACTCAGATATTAAGGATACCTTTCGCCCAGGACATGCTGATTACACCTATGAGCAGAAATACGGTATTCGTGACTACCGTGGTGGTGGTCGATCCTCAGCCCGCGAAACTGCTATGCGTGTTGCTGCAGGGGCAATTGCCAAGAAATACCTTAAGAGTGAATTTGGTGTAGAGGTGCGGGGTTATCTCTCTCAAATTGGCCCTGTTAAGGTCGATTTGGTGGATTGGAATGAAGTCGCCAATAACCCCTTCTTCGCGCCTGATGCTAGCAAGGTTCCCGAGCTTGAGGCCTACATGAATACACTGCGTAAAAGCGGTGATTCGATTGGCGCTAAAATCAATGTGGTCGCATCCGGTGTGCCGGTTGGTCTTGGTGAACCGGTGTTTGACCGCCTTGATGCTGATTTGGCCCACGCACTGATGAGTATCAATGCCGTCAAGGGGGTTGAAATTGGTGATGGTTTTGCCTCTATCGAGCAGAAGGGGAGTGAGCACCGAGATGAGATGAGGCCAGAAGGTTTTCTGAGCAACCATGCCGGTGGAATCCTCGGTGGTATCTCCACTGGCCAGGATATTCTAGCCAGCATTGCGCTAAAACCAACCTCCAGTATTCTCAACCCCGGGCGCAGTATCAATAAGCAGGGTGAGCCGATTGAGGTGATTACTAAGGGTCGTCATGACCCCTGTGTCGGTATTCGTGCAACGCCGATTGCTGAGGCTATGACGGCCATCGTATTGATGGATCATTTGTTGCGTCATCGTGCGCAAAATGCAGGTGTCTGTTCTGAAACACCTCTTATTCCTGCGAGTCGTTAG
- a CDS encoding MFS transporter, with product MSVGAVPYWRLSGFYLFYFASIGVLVPYWGPYLHSLGYNPSEIGELMAMVMATKIVSPNIWAWIADHTGRRMQIVRGGSFLAALCFTGVFFANQYWWLMAVIFLFSFFWNACLPQFEANTLSYLGDQPHRYSAIRLWGSVGFILAVISVGPLLSQYGQQWMPIIMLATMVVIWLSSLSVPEQAAAHSPIASESLRQVLLKPAVIALLMICFLNQASHGPYYVFYTLYLEQAGYGSVLIGWLWALGVIAEVGVFMIMHRLVPRFGLRNLLLFSIFLTTIRWWMIGQFVDSLLLLVIAQLFHAASFGIYHAVAIQLIHRYFVGKHQGRGQALYTSVSFGLGGVAGSLYAGYSWQGLGATASFNIAALLSVLAFAVTWWGIRER from the coding sequence ATGTCAGTCGGAGCTGTGCCTTATTGGCGTCTCTCTGGTTTTTATCTTTTCTATTTTGCCTCTATTGGTGTTCTCGTTCCCTACTGGGGGCCTTATCTGCATAGTCTGGGGTACAACCCCTCTGAAATCGGCGAGCTGATGGCGATGGTGATGGCGACCAAAATTGTCTCGCCTAACATCTGGGCGTGGATTGCCGATCACACCGGCCGGCGTATGCAGATTGTGCGAGGCGGCTCTTTTCTGGCGGCACTCTGTTTTACCGGGGTCTTCTTTGCCAATCAATACTGGTGGTTGATGGCAGTCATTTTTCTATTTAGTTTTTTCTGGAACGCTTGCCTACCTCAGTTTGAAGCCAACACCTTGAGCTATCTTGGAGACCAGCCGCATCGATACAGCGCGATTCGCTTATGGGGTTCCGTGGGGTTTATTCTGGCGGTTATCTCAGTAGGGCCGCTGTTGTCACAATATGGACAGCAGTGGATGCCGATAATCATGCTGGCAACCATGGTGGTTATCTGGTTGTCGAGTCTTTCAGTGCCTGAACAGGCCGCAGCCCACTCACCGATAGCGTCTGAATCCCTGCGTCAGGTTTTGCTGAAACCTGCGGTTATTGCACTGCTGATGATCTGCTTCCTTAACCAGGCGAGCCACGGCCCTTACTATGTGTTTTATACGCTCTATCTGGAGCAGGCGGGTTACGGCTCTGTTTTGATCGGCTGGTTGTGGGCACTGGGGGTGATTGCCGAGGTTGGTGTGTTTATGATTATGCACCGCCTTGTCCCTCGTTTTGGCTTGCGGAACTTGTTGCTGTTTTCGATCTTTTTGACCACAATTCGCTGGTGGATGATCGGGCAGTTTGTTGATTCATTGTTACTGCTGGTGATTGCTCAGCTTTTTCATGCCGCAAGCTTTGGTATTTATCATGCGGTGGCTATACAGCTTATCCATCGTTATTTTGTCGGTAAGCATCAGGGGCGTGGGCAGGCGCTTTATACCAGTGTCAGCTTTGGCTTGGGTGGGGTGGCCGGCTCTCTTTATGCCGGTTATAGCTGGCAGGGATTAGGTGCTACCGCAAGTTTTAATATTGCAGCGCTACTCAGTGTTTTAGCCTTCGCGGTTACATGGTGGGGGATTCGGGAGCGTTAA